The Thermoplasmata archaeon genome has a window encoding:
- a CDS encoding GAF domain-containing protein, whose translation MSDPEEIGETQILAALIGVAEMVGGLTDTDELLASIVRVMPGLVRVDRCAILSYDPSVREFRTISSFVPGGHTTAFDGLTIAEAEVPRLAQRLISLRLPALLKAPSRETALPPLLQKRLGLRSALVVPLAARGRFLGILWLDDTRSPHLFTSKEINIVQGVAAQVAIALDGAKLAVQLDLERRRLDALVSALADGLVAVDRDQRILYLDGGAEALLGWQSSEVRGRRMHDVFDISDAEASVAWTRERGGPALAPKDLRLRAHDGMPVECTAQAVAVRGDEGEMIQILFALRKKAGTKGYADRMMDSIDQLGPLPAADPPE comes from the coding sequence GTGTCGGACCCGGAGGAAATTGGCGAGACGCAGATCCTCGCCGCGCTGATCGGCGTCGCGGAGATGGTCGGCGGGCTCACGGACACGGACGAACTGCTCGCCTCGATCGTGCGCGTGATGCCCGGCCTCGTCCGCGTGGACCGCTGCGCGATCCTGAGCTACGATCCGTCCGTCCGGGAGTTCCGGACGATCTCGTCGTTCGTGCCCGGCGGGCACACGACCGCCTTCGACGGGCTGACGATCGCGGAAGCGGAGGTCCCGCGGCTCGCGCAGCGACTCATTTCGCTTCGGCTCCCCGCGCTCCTGAAGGCACCCTCCCGGGAGACGGCGTTGCCCCCGCTCCTACAGAAGCGGCTCGGCCTTCGGTCCGCGCTCGTGGTGCCGCTCGCGGCGCGTGGCCGATTCCTCGGGATCCTCTGGCTCGACGACACGCGCAGTCCGCACCTCTTCACCTCGAAGGAGATCAACATCGTCCAAGGGGTCGCCGCCCAGGTCGCGATCGCGCTCGACGGGGCGAAGCTCGCCGTCCAACTCGACCTCGAACGACGGCGGCTCGACGCGCTCGTGTCCGCCCTCGCGGACGGCCTCGTCGCGGTGGACCGAGACCAGCGTATCCTTTACCTCGACGGCGGTGCGGAGGCGCTCCTCGGTTGGCAATCGTCCGAAGTCCGCGGTCGTCGAATGCACGATGTCTTCGACATCTCCGACGCGGAGGCGAGCGTCGCGTGGACCCGGGAACGAGGCGGCCCCGCCTTGGCGCCGAAAGACCTCCGGCTCCGCGCCCACGACGGAATGCCGGTCGAGTGCACCGCACAAGCGGTCGCGGTGCGCGGGGACGAGGGCGAGATGATCCAGATCCTGTTCGCGCTCCGCAAGAAAGCGGGGACGAAAGGCTATGCGGACCGCATGATGGACTCGATCGATCAGCTCGGGCCGCTTCCGGCCGCGGATCCGCCGGAGTAG